A single region of the Glycine max cultivar Williams 82 chromosome 20, Glycine_max_v4.0, whole genome shotgun sequence genome encodes:
- the LOC106797644 gene encoding protein FAR1-RELATED SEQUENCE 5-like has translation MATQKGGLAGVGFNKKDLSNYIEHRMRSTIKDGDAMASLSYLPGKANNDQMFYAKYLISEDGKLMNLFWADVNSRIDYQCFRDMVVFDDMYKKNKYNKPMVIFLAKNHHSKIFTFGCELVAGEITNAYKWVLNTFLEVMCSKQPNSIVIDGDIAIREAIKEVFPNATHRLFQWHL, from the coding sequence ATGGCGACCCAAAAGGGTGGACTTGCAGGAGTGGGATTCAACAAGAAAGATTTGTCCAACTACATTGAGCATCGAATGAGGTCTACAATAAAAGATGgggatgcaatggcttcttTGAGTTATTTACCTGGTAAGGCAAACAATGATCAAATGTTTTATGCAAAATACTTGATTTCAGAAGATGGGAAATTGATGAATTTGTTTTGGGCTGATGTTAATAGTAGAATTGATTATCAATGTTTTAGGGACATGGTTGTGTTTGATGATATGTACAAGAAGAATAAGTACAACAAGCCAATGGTTATATTTTTAGCAAAAAACCATCATTCAAAAATTTTTACTTTTGGGTGTGAGCTAGTTGCAGGTGAAATTACTAATGCATATAAATGGGTATTGAATACATTTTTGGAAGTAATGTGCAGCAAGCaaccaaattcaattgtgaTAGATGGAGATATTGCAATAAGGGAGGCAATCAAGGAAGTGTTCCCTAATGCAACACATAGACTCTTTCAGTGGCATTTGTAG